Proteins encoded in a region of the Procambarus clarkii isolate CNS0578487 chromosome 42, FALCON_Pclarkii_2.0, whole genome shotgun sequence genome:
- the LOC138373333 gene encoding hybrid signal transduction histidine kinase J-like, translating to MTASMDFFSYCYYYINTNSSIINTVTRDINTITRDINTVTRDINTITRDMNTITRDINTITRDINTITRDMNTITRDINTITRDINTITRDINTVTRDINTITRDINTITRDINTVTRDINTITRDINTVTRDINTVTRDINIVSRDINTNTRDINTVTRDINTITRDINTITRDINTITRDINTITIDINTVTRDINTVTRDINTVTRDINTVTRDINTVTRDINTITRDINTVTRDINTVSRDINTVSRDINTITRDINTVTRDINTITRDINTITRDINTITRDINTITRDINTVTRDINTVTRDINTVTRDINTVTRDINTITRDINTITRDINTITRDINTVTRDINTVTRDINTVTRDINTVTRDINTITKDINTITRDINTITRDINTVTRDINTITRDINTVTRDINTITRDINTVTRDINTITRDINTVTRDINTITRDINSITRDINTITRDINTITRDINIVTRDINTVTRDINTVTRDINTVTRDINTITRDINTITRDINTITRDINTITRDINTVTRDINTITRDINTITRDINTVTRDINTITRDMNTVTRDINTVTRDINTITRDINTVTRDINTITRDINTITRDINTVTRDINTITRDIITITRDINTITRDINTINRTITAAITDDAKIANAEPATFLRVNIIEFSWEKNIHIG from the coding sequence atgacAGCTTCTATGGATTTTTTTTCATATTGTTACTATTATATCAATACTAATTCTAGTATTATCAATACTGTTACTAGAGACATCAATACTATTACTAGAGACATCAATACTGTTACTAGAGACATCAATACTATTACTAGAGACATGAATACTATTACTAGAGACATCAATACTATTACTAGAGACATCAATACTATTACTAGAGACATGAATACTATTACTAGAGACATCAATACTATTACTAGAGACATCAATACTATTACTAGAGACATCAATACTGTTACTAGAGACATCAATACTATTACTAGAGACATCAATACTATTACTAGAGACATCAATACTGTTACTAGAGACATCAATACTATTACTAGAGACATCAATACTGTTACTAGAGACATCAATACTGTTACTAGAGACATCAATATTGTTTCTAGAGACATCAATACTAATACTAGAGACATCAATACTGTTACTAGAGACATCAATACTATTACTAGAGACATCAATACTATTACTAGAGACATCAATACTATTACTAGAGACATCAATACTATTACTATAGACATCAATACTGTTACTAGAGACATCAATACTGTTACTAGAGACATCAATACTGTTACTAGAGACATCAATACTGTTACTAGAGACATCAATACTGTTACTAGAGACATCAATACTATTACTAGAGACATCAATACTGTTACTAGAGACATCAATACTGTTTCTAGAGACATCAATACTGTTTCTAGAGACATCAATACTATTACTAGAGACATCAATACTGTTACTAGAGACATCAATACTATTACTAGAGACATCAATACTATTACTAGAGACATCAATACTATTACTAGAGACATCAATACTATTACTAGAGACATCAATACTGTTACTAGAGACATCAATACTGTTACTAGAGACATCAATACTGTTACTAGAGACATCAATACTGTTACTAGAGACATCAATACTATTACTAGAGACATCAATACTATTACTAGAGACATCAATACTATTACTAGAGACATCAATACTGTTACTAGAGACATCAATACTGTTACTAGAGACATCAATACTGTTACTAGAGACATCAATACTGTTACTAGAGACATCAATACTATTACTAAAGACATCAATACTATTACTAGAGACATCAATACTATTACTAGAGACATCAATACTGTTACTAGAGACATCAATACTATTACTAGAGACATCAATACTGTTACTAGAGACATCAATACTATTACTAGAGACATCAATACTGTTACTAGAGACATCAATACTATTACTAGAGACATCAATACTGTTACTAGAGACATCAATACTATTACTAGAGACATCAATTCTATTACTAGAGACATCAATACTATTACTAGAGACATCAATACTATTACTAGAGACATCAATATTGTTACTAGAGACATCAATACTGTTACTAGAGACATCAATACTGTTACTAGAGACATCAATACTGTTACTAGAGACATCAATACTATTACTAGAGACATCAATACTATTACTAGAGACATCAATACTATTACTAGAGACATCAATACTATTACTAGAGACATCAATACTGTTACTCGAGACATCAATACTATTACTAGAGACATCAATACTATTACTAGAGACATCAATACTGTTACTAGAGACATCAATACTATTACTAGAGACATGAATACTGTTACTAGAGACATCAATACTGTTACTAGAGACATCAATACTATTACTAGAGACATCAATACTGTTACTAGAGACATCAATACTATTACTAGAGACATCAATACTATTACTAGAGACATCAATACTGTTACTAGAGACATCAATACTATTACTAGAGACATCATTACTATTACTAGAGACATCAATACTATTACTAGAGACATCAATACTATTAATAGAACTATTACTGCTGCAAttactgatgatgctaaaattgctAACGCTGAACCTGCTACTTTTTTACGTGTTAATATCATTGAGTTTTCATGGGAAAAAAATATACATATTGGTTAG